TTTCTCCTTGATGAGGAAAACTTTCTCCATCAATGGTTCGCCAAGGTTGAAACTCTTCCCAATGAGAAGTTAAAGTTCCAACTCTTGCTCGTTCTCCGCAAGCGATCGCCAGAATTTCATTGTAGACAAACAATCTATGATTTTGTTGTTTGTAAGATTGAAGTTCTTGATAAACTTGTTTGAACGTAGTATTTCTACTGCTGATGTCAGTACAAACAATGACTGCTAATGGCAATCCGTTGATGAAAACAATAACATCCCAACAGCGAGTCAAGCCCCTTTCAATTAGGTTAACAGAATAAGTCACTAACCAGTCATTGTTGAGTAAATTAAATGGATCGATGAGCCAAACTTTTTCAGAAACTGTTCGATTGTTGTTCTGATACGCAACGTCTATTCCCCCTGTCAAGTATTGATGAAAAATCTGGTTGCTTTCAAATAAGTCGCCACTCTGGATGCAAATGATTTGAGACATAGCTTCCTTAATTGCATCTGCTGAAACTGTGGGGTTAATCTGTTTTAGGGCTTTGTAGAGGCGATCGCGTAAAACTGTCTTAAAATGATTGCTTTGTTCTGCCCGATATCCTCCTACACTAATCTCCAAGTCTGGTTGGATAGTATATCCAATCACTTCAAACCATGTCAGCCAGTCTTGTAAGGCGACATGGGATTTTTTGTCGAAGCGTCGGCGCAATCTGCCAGAAAAATGCTTGGCTTTTACAGTTGCTACTTGTAACAATTTAAGATTCATCGGAAGGAGAAACTCAGTTTTTAGTTAATGCAGAGTGTCTACTTAAAGTTGAAGTCAACAGAAGAAAATTTTGGTTGGTATATCTCAACAGAAGATATAACCAGCCCCCTAACTATTATCAAAACTGAAGTAGCTTCACAAAACTGTATCAATCGTATCTTTTTACCAACTTTCCTGGTAAAACGATCTGGTTTGATTTTTAACCTTTATTTCCGCGCCCCCTGTACTAGCCTTATCCAAGAAACTTCCAAATAAAAAAATATCCAACTTTTTCTTGTGGTGCGGGCTTCTAGCCCGCCATTGATATAGAACGGGCGAGGACGCCCGTCCCACAAGATGGATAATTTATTTCTTGGACATCCCCAACTCATAAATCAATTGGTGTGGCGAACCTGGACAAGATGCGATCTTTTTGCTTCATAAATTTTTGCAATATAGTCTTAACTTTTCTTAAAATATTTATACGTGTTTTATAAAAATATCGATCAAAACTACCTATGTCACCGTCAAAAATCCAGTTTCCCGAATCTACTGAAGTCGTTTCAGCAACCTCTTCACCGTCATGGCAAATCAAGTTGTTGTACGACGGTGAGTGTCCGTTATGTCTGCGAGAGGTAAACTTTTTGAAAAAACGGGATGCAGGTCGAGGTTTAGTAGCGTTTGTGGATATTGCAGACGAGAACTATACTCCCGAAGCTCATGGTGGTATTGACTTTGAAACGGCGATGGGACGAATTCATGCTGTGCTTTCTGACGGTACAGTTATTAAAAATGTGGAAGTTTTTCGTCGGGTCTATGAGACTTTGGGAATGGGCTGGGTTTATTCTGCCACCAAATGGCCCATTATCGGACCTATTGTCGATGTACTTTATGGAATTTGGGCTGATTTGCGGCTTGCTCTTACCGGACGCCCAAATATAGCAACTATTGTTGCCGAACGTCAAAAGCGCATTGAAGGTAAGAGTCAGGGACGTTGTCGGTTAACTCAAGATAGTGATTGTTGATGCAAAAAAGTTATTTATTATGTTATGTAGGTTGGGGAACCACAAAAAGTGCGTAGGTTCCCCTTGGTGTTTCTCACTTATGCAGGTTTTCTCAAAACAAATAAATTACTATGCGCTAATGCAGGATTCTTTGTCAAAAAGTTATCCAAAATATTTATTGGTTTCCGCAATAAGCTTGGATAGTTATAGCCTATGACCGAGACGCACTCAAATCCGTGCTGTTCAAATAAATACACCCATTCATCGTTTACACTGACACGGAGATGCTTTATATCTACTGCCACATCTTTAGCATATTGAGAGGAAACAGAACCCATACCAGCAGGAACCTTACCAAAAAGCAAGCGAACTCGGCTCCACCACCAAGCCAAGTTAGGAATTGTAATTAATAAATATCCTCCAGGACATACGACACGCTTCAATTCTTCTAGGAACACATCGGTATCCATTAAGTGTTCAATCAAATCCCCTGCAACAACGGCATCGAAAAAGTTGTCTTCAACCGGACAAGGCGACACACCACTAATCCAAACATGAGCCACAATTCCTTTTTCACGTGCTTCTGTCAGTGGTTCTTCTGAAATATCAAAGCCGTGCATCTCTCTGATACCTGCTTGCTGTTGATAATACAAAGCTTGACCGCCTGTACGACAGCCAATATCAGCAACACGTTCTCGACTGGGTAGTTGACGAAGAGTTGAAATTATCAAACTCATTTTCTCCGATGCCCACTCGCACTGTCTCTGTTCCTCGTCTTCAGGCATTACTTGACTGTAGGCGATCGCATTAGCACCTAGTGCTAAGTTTTCATTTAGTTTCATGGCCAGAACCCCTCACTATTTTTTCCACAAAATATAAATATAAGATTGGGTGTTTTCTCTAAAAGTGCCTAAGCATTTTAATACAATCGAAAAAAAATATCGTTGATACGACTCCGATTGCCTTGGCATTGCTTCAAGGCTCTCTTTTTACCTTCAGATCGATCTTTTGGCGATTGCTAGAAATCATCTCATACCACTTTCTCCGCTAGTATTGAGTGTATAATAGCAAACAACAAAACAAATTTAAATGAACACAGATTCAGTGATGGCGTACCGAGTTGTTCCTCATTTAACTGAACATCAGATTTCAGAATTACTGGATTTGTACAAGCAAGAATTTTGGAGTCAGAAACGCGAGCGAGACGATGTTGTGAAAATGCTTGCAGCAACAGATATTGCGATCGCTTTAGTTGATGACAGTGACCAATTAATTGGGTTTACACGAGTTTTAACAGACTTCGTGTATAGAGCAATTATTTATGATGTTATTATCAAGTCAAATTACCGAAAAATGGGGCTTGGTTCTCAATTGCTCAATGCTGTTGTCAACCATCCCAAATTAGCCTCAGTCGAGCAAATTGCTCTTTACTGTCTCCCAGAAATCATTCCTTTCTACGAAAAGTGGGGTTTTACAGCTAATACAGGTGGTATTCAACTGATGTATCGTACCAGTAATCAGTGACCAGTGACCAGTGACCAGTGACCAGTAGCTACTAACCACTAACCACTAACCACTAACAACTAACCACTAACAACTAACAACTAACCACTAACCACTAACAGATAAACAGAGTTAGTGATTATGCTAACCTTAATTATCCTTTATATTTTCAGAAAATCTCTTTCTTGGCGTTCTTGGCGTCTTGGCGGTTATATAATTATTACTTATGTCTTCACTTGTTAAAATCGAAAGCATATACACAGATGGTGCTTGTACGGGTAATCCCGGACCTGGAGGTTGGGGCGTCGTCGTTTATTTCAGTGATGGTTCTATTCACGAAATGGGTGACGCGTACCCTCAAACCACAAACAACAGGATGGAAATGCAAGCAGCAATAGCCGCCCTTGAATTTCTGAAAGAATCAGAACAAACTCAGCCAATCACCCTTTACACTGATAGCGAATATCTCATTAATAGCGTTACGAAATGGATTAAAGGCTGGAAAAACAAGGGCTGGAAGAAGTCAGACGGCAAACCCGTTCTCAACCAAGATCTTTTGGAAACTCTAGATCAACTCAATAACTCGAAGGTTAAATGGGAGTACGTTCGGGGTCATGCAGGTAATATTGGTAACGAACGCTGTGATGCGATCGCCCGTGCTTATGCAAACGGTAGAACCCCCTCCTTAAAACACATGACCTTCTCTCACAAATACGAAAAAAGTGAGGTTGCAACCACAGCATCTGATTTTGAGTCAAACTCTACAATAATTAACAAAAAGAAACAAGAAATCAGGACGCTTGAAACCAATATAACCAATCCTATGGAACCACAAACCTCCCATACTAGCTCTGTATCTGAAGAAGTACCGCGAGAAATGAGGGTTACGCAACTCCGTAACTTAGTGGAAACTCTTCGCATTGCAGACGAAATAGCAGAAAAAGGCTACTTAATCACGAGTTCCGAACTTGCAGACCTGATGGATGTGCATGCAAGTGCAGTCACCAGCCGTGGCGATGAATGGCGCTGGCGGAATTGGATTGTCTCGCGGGTACGGCGTGAAGGTAATCAGATTCTTTGGGAACTAGAACGGGGCGATAAGGTGGAGAGTGAAGAGGAAGGGAGTAGGGAGTAGGGAGTAGGGAGTAGGGAAATTTGGAATTTTCACCACTCACCACTCACCACTCACCACTCCCTACCCATACTTCCTTCCCCTCCATTCTCTGGGGGTGCGAAGTGCAGATAAAAAGATTCGCAGCACTGCTATTGGATCGGCAAAGGGGGAAAGCCAAAATAACCAACCGCCTTTTGCTTGTGCTCGGTCATAGGAAGGTGCGATCGCAAAAAGCAGTGCAAAGCGAATCACCAGTAGGAAGAGATTGAGTCCTAGGAGGAGGGGAGAGGGGGAGGGGGAGAGGGGGAGAGGGGGGGAGAAGGAGAAAAGGATAAGGTAAGTGAGTAAGACCATCAGGGGTAGAGCTTGGACTGAGGTGAGTAGCCATAAATCTCCCCAAAGTTGAGCGCGAGAGGAAGCATCTTTAAGATCGAGGCTTCGCCCCCACTCTTTCCACGTTTCTAGTGCTCCCTCATACATCCGAACCTTTAAAACCTTTGCTCCATCCAAAAAACCTACCTTGTATCCAGAGGCGGCTATATTCCTTGCCAAAGTGACATCATCGCAAAATGAATGACCTGCACTGGTATAGCCTCCCACAGCAGCTAAAACAGAGCGACGGCATAAAAAGCATTGCCCATTTGCCATCACGCGTTCTGGTTGTTCTGAGTTAACGCCAGCTGGGTTAAATCTATAAAGCAGAGTCATCAAGAGCGCTGGTTGCAGCCAACACTCCCCTGGGTACTTAAGAATAAACTGAGGCGATAGAGAAACCAAGTCATATCCTTGAGAGTCTGCTGTCTTGACTAAGGAAGCCACTAAACCAGGTGAGGGCTGAGTATCAGCATCCATACCAAGAAACCACTCACTTGCTTCTGAGCTTTGCAAAAATCCGTTGTGTAGCGCCCAGGGACGCCCCACCCAACCGGGGGGGAGGGGATCGTCTGTCATGAGGCGAAAGCGGGGGTCTTTTTGCTGTGCTGCTTTTACTAAGTCGGGAGTGCCATCACTCGATCTGCTATCGACAACAATCGTTTCCCGAACTTCATAACTTTGCCGACTTAAGCCAGTTAGTAGAGGACTAATACGACTGACTTCGTTTAATGTGGGAATTACGATGCTCACACACCCCAAAATTTCCGGCGTGGGATTTTGGGGTGTAATTGGGGGTTGACGGCTTGGTCCTCTAAGGAGGCGCGACAGCAATATGGCTGTCGCTGGTAGTTGGATGACCAACAAAAAAAGTGAGATAGCATTCGCTATCATCCCAGTATCAATCACAGTTTGTAAAATTTACTTGACAGCAACCTTAACATTTGCTGTTGAAACTTCAGCCGTGGCTGTGGGAGATGTAACTGTGAGATTGTGAATCGCAGTTGCAGACAACCAAAGTACAACAGCAGGAGCAACCCCAAGTCCAAATCCCAAGGAAACTGGTATAAAATACCCAGCACCCAAACTGAGTCCGGCAGCAAAGATAAAGTTGCTCAAGTATACAATAATTGGCACAGTGAGTTGTGATCGCTCTAATTTAACGGGTGTGTTTCTCCACAACAGCGCCGCTACACTCATAAACAAGGCACTTGTGCCGAACCAACCAGCATAGTTTTGATAAGGTGTCCCAAAGAACGCGCCTGGTTGTTCCCAATACCAGAAAGGAAAGGCGGTTTGGCTCATAGCAGGTTCCAAGGCAAAATCCCAACTGGTAAACAGTAAAGCCCCAA
This genomic interval from Scytonema hofmannii PCC 7110 contains the following:
- a CDS encoding type I restriction endonuclease, whose product is MNLKLLQVATVKAKHFSGRLRRRFDKKSHVALQDWLTWFEVIGYTIQPDLEISVGGYRAEQSNHFKTVLRDRLYKALKQINPTVSADAIKEAMSQIICIQSGDLFESNQIFHQYLTGGIDVAYQNNNRTVSEKVWLIDPFNLLNNDWLVTYSVNLIERGLTRCWDVIVFINGLPLAVIVCTDISSRNTTFKQVYQELQSYKQQNHRLFVYNEILAIACGERARVGTLTSHWEEFQPWRTIDGESFPHQGETELEILIQGIFDKRRFTELLKHFILFKRNGAVIDKQLLRYPFCTVPHLKVSG
- a CDS encoding thiol-disulfide oxidoreductase DCC family protein → MSPSKIQFPESTEVVSATSSPSWQIKLLYDGECPLCLREVNFLKKRDAGRGLVAFVDIADENYTPEAHGGIDFETAMGRIHAVLSDGTVIKNVEVFRRVYETLGMGWVYSATKWPIIGPIVDVLYGIWADLRLALTGRPNIATIVAERQKRIEGKSQGRCRLTQDSDC
- a CDS encoding class I SAM-dependent methyltransferase, yielding MKLNENLALGANAIAYSQVMPEDEEQRQCEWASEKMSLIISTLRQLPSRERVADIGCRTGGQALYYQQQAGIREMHGFDISEEPLTEAREKGIVAHVWISGVSPCPVEDNFFDAVVAGDLIEHLMDTDVFLEELKRVVCPGGYLLITIPNLAWWWSRVRLLFGKVPAGMGSVSSQYAKDVAVDIKHLRVSVNDEWVYLFEQHGFECVSVIGYNYPSLLRKPINILDNFLTKNPALAHSNLFVLRKPA
- a CDS encoding GNAT family N-acetyltransferase, with amino-acid sequence MAYRVVPHLTEHQISELLDLYKQEFWSQKRERDDVVKMLAATDIAIALVDDSDQLIGFTRVLTDFVYRAIIYDVIIKSNYRKMGLGSQLLNAVVNHPKLASVEQIALYCLPEIIPFYEKWGFTANTGGIQLMYRTSNQ
- the rnhA gene encoding ribonuclease HI, with the protein product MSSLVKIESIYTDGACTGNPGPGGWGVVVYFSDGSIHEMGDAYPQTTNNRMEMQAAIAALEFLKESEQTQPITLYTDSEYLINSVTKWIKGWKNKGWKKSDGKPVLNQDLLETLDQLNNSKVKWEYVRGHAGNIGNERCDAIARAYANGRTPSLKHMTFSHKYEKSEVATTASDFESNSTIINKKKQEIRTLETNITNPMEPQTSHTSSVSEEVPREMRVTQLRNLVETLRIADEIAEKGYLITSSELADLMDVHASAVTSRGDEWRWRNWIVSRVRREGNQILWELERGDKVESEEEGSRE
- the cruG gene encoding 2'-O-glycosyltransferase CruG, with amino-acid sequence MIANAISLFLLVIQLPATAILLSRLLRGPSRQPPITPQNPTPEILGCVSIVIPTLNEVSRISPLLTGLSRQSYEVRETIVVDSRSSDGTPDLVKAAQQKDPRFRLMTDDPLPPGWVGRPWALHNGFLQSSEASEWFLGMDADTQPSPGLVASLVKTADSQGYDLVSLSPQFILKYPGECWLQPALLMTLLYRFNPAGVNSEQPERVMANGQCFLCRRSVLAAVGGYTSAGHSFCDDVTLARNIAASGYKVGFLDGAKVLKVRMYEGALETWKEWGRSLDLKDASSRAQLWGDLWLLTSVQALPLMVLLTYLILFSFSPPLPLSPSPSPLLLGLNLFLLVIRFALLFAIAPSYDRAQAKGGWLFWLSPFADPIAVLRIFLSALRTPREWRGRKYG